A stretch of DNA from Oryza brachyantha chromosome 9, ObraRS2, whole genome shotgun sequence:
GGCCGAGCTCGTCGTGCGCGTCGAGCgcccgtcgccatcgccctcCACcccgagagagagaaagagagagtttagggctatgacatgtgggccccaccatttaaaaaaataaaatgttgatTGGACTGCCACGTGTACGCCACGTGTGACAAAACCGCTCTGAATTGTGTTGAGGGGGGTAATTTGCTCGGTATTAAAAGTTCAGGGTGAACAATGTCTGGTTTTCGGGTTTAGGAGGGTAATTCGGCCAACCACGATAGTTCAGGGGAGTAATTCGTActttttcctatataaaaacatgcagatatgtactccctccatttcataacgtaatatgtctgacttttttgcttgtaatgtttgaccatttatcttatttaaaaaattatggaaataccatttattttgcttgtgacttactttattatcaaaataactttaagcacgacttgtcattttttatatttgtactaaatttttgaataaaacgaatggtcaaatattacaacaaaaagagtcaaacatcttacattataaaacagagatagtaATAAGTGGTTGTATTATccatataaaaatagtaacatgtatatttatggaaaaccaaaatatcttaCCATCTAAATAAGAGGAggtaatattataaatatgaccCCAAAACCTATACACAACTTTTCATGTCACGGTTTTTCAATATGACCTACACATTCTTTGAAGACAAAACGAAACAAGGATCAAAATCAAGTAGGTGCCTTGCCTACACATCCAAGTTGCTCCAGCTTTACACACCAATTTACCCAAGAATGCAGAAACAGCTAATGAGAACACCCTGTGATGCTGCAAGCTTTTCCAGAAGGCGGCCGGCACAAAAGAGCCCCACATTGACCTGCAGGTTTGGGCTTGAAATGAGAGCAAAAGGCAGAGGTAGATGGCACTGTAAAGGCAAAGGATCATTGCAAACTTTTCCAGAAAGGAATGTGTGCAAGGAGACCATAATATATGACAGTGTCAAGCACTAAAAAGTGATTAAAGAAGGAAGACTTTGCTAACTAAGGTTCTGGGGGCTAGGCAATCAGAGGGTAAAGTAGCAGGATATGTGGGTGTTTTTTTCTCACTTGTCTTTTGCCTTGATTGCCTTAGTGTTTGGATTTAGGAATCCAAGGCGTGCCTTGCTATTGTTTAATTGCCTTGCTATTGTCAGCATGCTGTCATTTGCACAATCTTGTCAATAATGGCAGACAAAATAAGGCCCCTGTTAGGATAAGCTCAAATTAATCGCAAATCAAtcacaaataatataaatggaCCAATGTGCAGCTAAGTAAGGATCTCtccatttttccttttagcGTTCTATTGTTTTTATCTTTGCCGACAGATAATCAATGGCCCTTGAAACTTTCGGTATCGTCAGTATTTCCTTTTCCTACTAGAACACTGTTTGCAGCTAGAAATTAGTCTAAATTCGCGGtgataaattcaaaattagcTTGCCACAACTCAAGGGCAGTCAAATATCCagtactagctagctgctgaTAGAAATCATTACAGAAGGTACTGTTAGTGGAGAAAATTGCGAGCTGTGACTATCTACAATGGTAATGATAATTACTTACAGTGCTAACCACGTTTATTTAAGCGATTAACGCACTTTGATGTGATAGTCAACGAACTTGACGTACTATACTTTTGTCTTGAGTGCGAAATCAAATGTGACGCAGTGAAAAAACAGTTAGCCAATCGCTGCAAACCTCAGGAGAATTTCAACCAGCGAATTCTCCTGTAGTGTCTATTCATACATGTTCACCTTCACATCAATAGTAACCATCTAGATTAATCTTCAATAATATCATTGCACCGGCCATGTTTTGTTAAACATCTCTTATATGGTCATCACATGAATATCTAAGATGAAGTCAAAAGTTATTCTGATATTCTTCAGTTCCGACAAGTGATAACATTGATGACTTGAGGCAGATATTCTAAAATGCATGTAGACCATCatgtatatagaaatttagagTGACCAGAGCATATAAGATTTATTAACTTGTGATACTCAGATGGTGGGTTGGTGGCCTACTTATGATAATAGGGCTGGTCACCATCAGAAATCCAAGCTGCATTGAAAAGATTAATTATTGCATCAAGTGTCTTCATAAGCATCATtacataaacttattttttggaaCATCGAGTAGGAATTCTATTCAGGTTAGACAAATTAACAGTCCAATGTTAAGTATGCACTACAATACTGTACTGTCGACTGAAGCGTACATGAGCCGACCTTTGCAGGTTCATGTTGCCATGCACGGACAATCAAGAACATTTGCAATCAATTTCCATGGCAAGGTACAAATGTTCAATGAGCAATGATTGATAAAGAACACTTACCCCTCCAAAATGAAGGGTATGGCCGTGGCTCTCATGGCCTGAAAGTTGCTGACGGAATTAGCTGCATAAACAGAGACACTCGGGTTAGTTATTCACGCTATGAAATTAAAGTTATTTGTCGGAGAACATATGCatgaaattttaataatacaaTCGTCTGATAATTCACTAAAATAATCTAGTATAATCATGGCCCTTTATTTAGTTTATACCTGGGTTTCTCTCTGTGACAATGTCATCCAGTTCACTGTTAACTTAATGGCTCTTGGATGACAAGTTGACAGGATATACctttttgtatttcaacaatGCATTCTTACACTATTTCAGACGGTATACACATTGTATGCAGATTTGACTTGTGTTCCTGCAATATGATATTGCGAAGATAAGGCAGACCTACCTGATCTCCAGATCACTCCTACCTGCAGTTTTCACTGAGAAATGATGTTGCCAATGCAACGTCATGAAACAAAGTAGTGAAAAGCTATAGTAGGCTGCGAAGTTGATTAGTCGATCAAAACCTTCAGCTGTGAAGGATCCACCAGGCAATTAAAACAGGTTTCACACAGACGAATCAATCAGCACAGATAGTACCTCAGAATAAGTACAGAAGCAACCAGCGGTATTAGTTACAAGCTACTAAGCTAGTAGTCAACAGTATATCAAGGAACAGTCATCAAGTTGTAAACTTGTAATAAGGTCGATCGATAATGATGCCGACACGGTCATTCATTTGCATGTTGTAATAAGGCCGGGTAAGGATGCCGACATGGTCATTCATCTGCATGCTCCCTACATAGCCCCTGGTTTCAGAATTAAGTTGAGTCTACTCCTCTCTTGCCGCAGGAGCCATTCCTGCTGAAGGGCTATCTGCGAAGTACTCAGGATGTTTCAAGTTCACACCATGCTGCAAGGAAAAAGGTATGGTATAAATAAGAGATTATGCATTAGTACACGTGTGGTGGAAAGGAACCTACGAACCTATGATTAGTGTTTACTGCAACATAGAGGATTTTCGTGTGCAGTGCTGATCTATAATGGCATTAGATAGAGGAGTAAAAAGTGCTAGTTACTCCTCACAACACATTGAAAGTATATGCCTATTAGGATAATTAGGGATTACAATACTAACCACTGGACAGTGGTACTCCAATCCTATCGATGAAGTGATGATATACCGATAGCTGCTAGCTGGTTCGTTCACAACAACAAATCTCAAATTGGTATATGTTGAACAAACATATCCTCTCATTAAAGCACAAAATTTCATTAATCAGAACTCTAGTATTGGAAGGATGACAGGCTAGTTTCTGGCAAGGATGTCCATTTGTGTGAGGTTTAGTGTAGATGGCAGATTCATTTTGAATCAAGGAATGTAAAATAAAACTGTCCTGACCCTGATGTGATCAGTCATTTGTCAAGAATATCATTGGAAGAGAGATATGGGCAGCCCATCCCAGGTCTTTGCTTAATTGCTTATTTCATGCAATATTAGTGTCTTCTTTCTGGCAAAATGTTCTAATACAAATAGGCCGAGACTAACTTAATTAGTAGAGTATATATGGAAATGATAAATCACAAGCACCATGGAGTGTATAAAACTGatctatttgatttttaaaaacatcaacaAGTAATAccattggtaaaaaaaattggtttaacTCAAGCCAACATCCTACTGTAGACTTGTCGGTTTTTGGGATATATGAATGCAGAGATTCACTTTGTGATAAAACTAATAACTGTAATGATGTGTCAAACTGAATAATTTGCGACTTCAATCAAGTAAAGTACAGTAGTAAGTAGTAACCAGTGAGCTAATGCAGTAAAACTGAATGCTTATATGTAATAGGAAACAGTGTTTACCTCTTGCAAGGCCTTAGAAAGATCATCCATTGTTAATACAAGCCGCCTATCCTGAAGAACAGAAGGACTGAAACAGTTAACAATAAGGTTTGGTTTCATGCTAGTAGTACCCTGGTACTCCAATTGCAAATTAACCCACCTTAGGTTGCTTGCTCTTGTTGTCTTTGATAGGTGCTGCTACCCTGGCTTTGCAGTGCCTAGTTTAGGAGGAAAGATTCATATGATGAACAAATTAGTGCGCGTGATACATTTTAACTGCTACAAGTTATGATACACACAACAGAATGAGAAGCTTGACTTTACATTAAAAAGTTTAGTGTTGAAATTACACCCCCCACCACATCAACACAAATACACAATGCACAATCGCTATctatattaaactattttgCTATATAGAAATAAGATACCATGTTTGATGTTTGGTTCCATGATCATAATGTGTGACAGGATGAtcagcaataaaaaaaaggaggtaTGAAGAAAACAAGCCTAGAATCCACAGGGTAATCACTAATGACTGGCTACTATAAGGCTACCAACATATAGGAGAAAAGAAACTACTTAATACTCAAACTGGACAGTTCTCAGTCTGCCaagaataaataatactacatATATGGATACAGCTCCATTTATGAATGATACCAGAAATCTCATCATGGGTCATGATCAACATAAAAACCTATTTCCATCAAGGTTAGGACAAATTGACTCCAAGAATGAATAATCActaaaaaggaaatataatCACACATGTGGATCGCATTAAGTTGAAAATCAAGATGAACGGGTTTGTAAAAGTTACATACTGAAGAGAATCGCTTGCAATGTCCGAAATGAACTTTTGGGTGGCTACAGCAACCAGCCTCGTTCTGCAGAACACAAAATTATGGCTCATAAGACAATCCATGCAGACCAATAACCACCACCAAGTTTAAAGGAAAACAGCAATTtatcgccccccccccccacccagCTACAAGCAATCCAACCAACTGGCTCAATCAATCTAACTGTCACCATCTGTACGTGCAGATGAATCAGGCCAAATTCAGTTACAGTCTCAAGGCAGTGAACGAATTCCAGTTTAACTACCAATCCAGCCAGTGGCGATCCTACGTAATCCaattcttactaaattatatcatatttattagtgtacaagtataaaaattagataattacaATGTATTGGATCCTCGGTAATTTCTGTTCTGGGTTCGCCGCTGAATCCAGCCATCCTAGCAGCAGCACAAAGCAGTATTCTggtaagagagaagagattgAACTACTGGAGGGAGAGGGTTGGGTCTTGGGTGCTTACAGGCGGAGGTCGGGACAGTGGAAGCCGCTGCGGCCAAGGTAGTGCTCCACCAGCTCGTCCGGAATCTGCACGCACCACCGCATCAGATCAGACACGGAACCCCCACCGGGAAGAAAAGGCAACGCACCGGAgcgagaggagggcggcgggcgCGCCGTACCGTGGGGGTGTAGTCCatgagggaggagaggaactCGGTGAGGACCACCTCGTCGTCgtgccgcccgtcgccgccgccgccgccggaggatgCCGCCCCCATGGGCTGCCCTCCTCCCCCCATGCCCCCCGGAGCCAtggcgcccccgcctccgcccccgGCGCTGTTGCTCCCCATCATCCTCTGTTCGCTGGCCGGGGAGGgtcgccgccagcgccggTGGGCCTGGACGCGGCGGCaggcgaggacgacggcgaggtcgagaggagtcgtgtcgtcgccggaggCCCGAGAGGAAAGCAGGGGAAGTGGTGGGCTGAAGTCCGGCCCTTTTGTAGTACTAATAAACTTTACGATGGGCCGGTTCAGATCCGTTTGAAAATCATCGTAATAAAAACaagacgaaaaataaaaattatgaatatatgatcTGCCATCGGATATATAGAAATACTAGGCACATACTCACATTCGCCGAGGTTCTCAAGAACAGACCATTTTCACCTGTACAATGTGGCATACCATCGTCGAGCTCAGATTTATCTCGTCGTATTTGACGGTAGATGACACGTATTTCTCCCGTTACAtgatataagatattttagttctCTCTAAACTTATATGGATGTGAATGcatttatacacatatatcaaatatatttattgatatataaataaatctagatataaccaaaacatcttataatatcgAACGGATAGTtgtagatgcatgcatgaatattATATTATCGTCGTTGTCAGAGCTACATGACCCAGCACATGCATTGGATGGCAAATGAATTAGTGAAGTCACAAACGTTATTTGGAAATTGGCCAACATAATATTGCAGTGCACGTAAGTGCTAGGGTGCATCTAGGTATGGGAATGGAACCATCGGATATATGTCTCTCCGTGAGGTGCATCCTGCTATTAATGTGTtataatggaaaaaatatctcCATATTTCTATCTTATGCCACTTATCTAGACATCGGTATGGAACCAATCGACGTACCTCTTCCTAGAGTCAATCCCTTCAATAATGTGTTAACTAGAAGAAGTCATCACTGTCTCTACCTTCTATGTCTCGAaactataattattattatgacCCAACCAAACCGGTTGTCCGACTAATAAAAAACCCGAACCAAGGCCTCAACCGGTCTagtccaattaattaaaagattAGTTGTGCAATTGAACTAAGAAAAACCGATtgaatcaaattttaaataggaaTTGGTTAAAAACCAGTCTAAAGACCATCTAATAGGCCTCACAGTGGTGCAAGTGAGTAGGTGGGAGGAGagaataagagaaaaaaacaagggaGAAAGTATGTGGTTATGTGTGGTGGGGTTTTTAACCCTCAACCTGTCGtttagggatggcaacgggaCGGATCGGGGGCGAGTTGGATAAGAACGAACCCAAACCCGTCACCCGACTTCTATACCCGAACCTGGACCCGAATGGAGAAACGGGTTGGAATCCATCCCCGTACCCGACCTGACCGGGGACCCGCAACCCGACCGGGTGACCCGCTCACCCGCATCGAGTATTGTCTTACTTCAATCAACACAAGAAATAAAAGACAATGATGAATTtaacaagaacaaaaattgaattgGATGGATGCGCAATACCGCAATTGAGTGGATTGCAATAACAATGATGGATTCAACAAATAAATGGTTTGTCATGATAGAAATATGGGCTTAGAATTAGGTTTTTGCACCTTATATAAGTTGTAATTTAATGGGTCATAGTCTAATATACCCCTCTCGGGTCCCCACGGGTCACCTGCGGGTAGAACTCCATCCCCGTCCCCTCATCCGCCCAAATACGGGGCCCAGGACCCGGTTACCTGCGGGTCAAAGTTGGGACCTGTCCTCGTACCCGTAGGGGTGGGTACCCGTCGAGGACCCGGCCCCACGGGTGAAATTGCTACCCTTACTGTCGTTCTAGGATATTCTATAGACCTCGATTTATTTGGTGCGGTCTTAAAAACTATGCTTGAAGTACACCAAGAGCAGACCTATAGAGTTAGCACATCCTAAGTTAAGTGTGGCTCGGCAAAGGTATACACTGTCTATATATTGTCCCAATAACCACAATTGGTCTAAGCTATCATTGCCCCTTGAGTCACAACGGTGTTACCTCTTGAAATGTAGTGACATTGTCTAGGCATATTGCTTTTAGAGTAATTTTTGTGCCAAATAGATTTTATTATGGGATTGAGATGAGTGATGGAGCCTTCATTcaagaaatattattacattGAATACACACACCAACTAGGTTCAACAAGCATGAAGCAAGTAGAAAAAATAGTATTGATGCTACTCATTTTAACCCCTTCAAGTCATAGGAAACAAAATAGTATTGAAATAATGGCTAAGTTCTCATACTGCAGCCCTTTCCCACGTCGTCGGCCACTGCCCCTTTGTCCATTCATGCCCTCCCTCAATCTATAGCTAGTAGCAAAGTGCGACAGCAATACATCTAGGCATTACGGTGCCACATCTAGGCATTGTAGTAGTGTTTTCTTGTAGTGATGCTTTCTTCTCAGCTTCTTTACCTCCCCTAAGTTTCAGAGACTTCGTCCCATCTCACAGTATAGTGtatatggaggagagagaaagggtcTCTATCGTAACTCATAATGGATAGTCTAGATAAAGAGACCATTGGAAGACAGATGAGATAAGAATAGAAATCTATTTTGGCTAGCTTACCGGAAGAGAAGATAAAGAGTGAAATTTGGATAGCTTGTTGGAGAGTACGTTTGAAGATGATTATTAACTAGCTTTCTCTATTACCATGTAAGCAAATATGATGACATATAGAAAAGAGAGGGGATGAATATGAAAAACTATTGTTATATATGGTAACgatttagcatttatttaataaatttttactaTATACGGtggataaaaacaaataataaaaaatattttcttatattaattgataaaatcatatctgactatatatatgctcttaTAAGGACACGTTCAATGATTAAGTTGACTCTTGATTGCTCCATATCAGTAAcaagagtttattttttaaggatacaaataaatataaagtcATCCatggttttttaattaatacatcaaactagttttttaattaccCTATTATACTTTTTATCCTCCTCgtacaacaatttttttaattaatgttaaGAGCCAATTCTGAGGTACAGCCATGCATAACTATgacttctctttttctctgaCTCTTTTTTACCATGTCACGTACGGTAGGGATAGAGATAGTtagctaataaatatatttttatgtgctataaaataaattctgaTATCAAAGTCGACAGTAATCTCTGCCTTTAACCATTCTTTTAATCTCAGACAACACCATGATGGTGCATATtcctgccttttttttttaaaacgagACAAGCAAAATGCTTTATCCGCGGCCCGCGGGAACTGCCACGCCGACGGCTACCAACTCCGCCGCCCACCGCTCTTCTATTCTATCCACTCCGCTCGCGCTCGTCTCGGCGCGCAGCAGCCGGCGAGCGATGATGCTGCTACGGCCgcgcttctcctcctccccctccccctccccccgtCGCTCCCCGCCTCCCGCGCCCTCCGGGGTCTCCTCCTCGTACCCCGCCCTTCGCTcgtccggccaccgccgccgccgcaggcccCGCACCCggcccgcgtcgccgccgccgccggcggaccTCCGCCGCCTCACCTCCCGCATCGTCGACCTCACCCGCCGCAGGCAGCTCTCCCAGATCATGGAGGAGGTGGACGCGGCCAGGCGGCGCAcgcgcgagggcggcggcggcgcggg
This window harbors:
- the LOC102715331 gene encoding transcription initiation factor TFIID subunit 10; the encoded protein is MMGSNSAGGGGGGAMAPGGMGGGGQPMGAASSGGGGGDGRHDDEVVLTEFLSSLMDYTPTIPDELVEHYLGRSGFHCPDLRLTRLVAVATQKFISDIASDSLQHCKARVAAPIKDNKSKQPKDRRLVLTMDDLSKALQEHGVNLKHPEYFADSPSAGMAPAAREE